Proteins co-encoded in one Pseudocalidococcus azoricus BACA0444 genomic window:
- the pcrA gene encoding DNA helicase PcrA yields the protein MSRDFLAGLNPSQRQAVQHFCGPLLVVAGAGSGKTRTLTFRIAHLVQEHRINPENILAVTFTNKAAKEMKERIEKLFAQQAALEKYNRAWDDLSEAEQKRVRSLVYRSQIKPLWVGTFHSLCARILRLEIEKYQDSQGRKWQRNFTIFDESDVQSLIKEIVTVKLNLDDKKFDPRSVRYKISNAKNQGLTPAELERQQPNYNGRVIAEVYNHYQDHLAANNALDFDDLIWVLVQLLQQNEQVLAYWHQQFSHILVDEYQDTNRTQYDLIRLLVTNGESTQQFNHWQNRSVFVVGDVDQSIYSFRCADFTILMNFQADFGDGLADDDTRTMVKLEENYRSVANIITAANALIENNTERIDKVLKATRPEGDAIYCHQAGTEIEEAEFVTQQIYQLGSRSLEPNWGQFAILYRTNAQSRPIEEALVRARIPYTVVGGLRFYDRKEIKDILAYLRLLVNPSDTVGLKRIINVPRRSIGKTTLDRLSQAAQELNMPLWELLTDKTSVQTLAGRASKAILDFVAMIQSLQALLPAKTASEMVQLVIEQSGYRRDLENQGTDEALDRLQNISELVSAALQFEEEGDETGLEAFLASAALSSDLDNLEEGQSAVSLMTLHSSKGLEFPVVFLVGLEQGLFPNHRSINDPLSLEEERRLCYVGLTRAQEQLFLCQAQERRLYGQRESTIPSQFLSELPAELLTGSVRKLRRSAASSKSIPSKATPRAIPTPSRPNPPQQWTVGQTIIHPAFGEGQVTHIFGSGPKLSLAIRFPGLGQKVIDPQVTRLQVRES from the coding sequence ATGTCTCGTGACTTTCTTGCTGGTTTGAACCCCTCCCAACGCCAGGCCGTGCAGCATTTTTGTGGGCCGTTGTTGGTGGTGGCGGGGGCCGGCTCTGGGAAAACTCGCACCTTAACCTTTCGGATTGCCCACTTAGTCCAAGAGCATCGCATCAACCCGGAAAACATTTTGGCGGTCACGTTTACGAACAAAGCGGCCAAGGAAATGAAAGAACGGATTGAGAAACTCTTTGCCCAACAAGCCGCTTTAGAAAAATATAACCGGGCCTGGGATGATTTAAGCGAGGCTGAACAAAAACGGGTGCGCTCCCTGGTTTATCGGAGTCAAATTAAGCCCCTGTGGGTGGGGACGTTTCATAGTTTATGTGCGCGGATTTTACGGTTAGAGATTGAGAAATATCAGGATAGTCAAGGGCGGAAATGGCAGCGGAATTTTACGATTTTTGATGAGTCCGATGTTCAGAGCTTAATTAAGGAAATCGTCACGGTTAAACTCAATCTGGATGATAAGAAGTTTGACCCGCGCTCCGTCCGCTACAAAATCAGTAATGCCAAAAATCAAGGCTTAACTCCGGCAGAATTGGAACGGCAACAACCCAACTACAACGGGCGAGTCATTGCGGAAGTTTATAACCACTATCAGGATCATTTGGCGGCTAATAATGCCCTAGATTTTGATGATTTAATTTGGGTTTTGGTTCAACTACTGCAACAAAATGAACAGGTTTTAGCTTACTGGCATCAACAATTTAGCCATATTTTAGTCGATGAATATCAGGATACGAACCGCACTCAGTACGATTTAATTCGGCTCCTAGTCACCAATGGGGAATCTACGCAGCAGTTTAATCATTGGCAAAATCGCTCAGTATTTGTCGTGGGGGATGTGGATCAATCCATTTATTCCTTCCGTTGTGCTGACTTCACAATTTTAATGAACTTCCAGGCCGACTTTGGCGATGGCTTAGCCGATGATGACACCCGGACAATGGTGAAATTAGAGGAAAACTATCGTTCCGTTGCCAATATTATTACTGCCGCCAATGCCCTAATTGAAAACAACACGGAACGCATTGATAAAGTGCTCAAGGCTACCCGCCCCGAAGGAGATGCGATCTACTGCCACCAGGCCGGGACAGAAATTGAGGAAGCGGAATTTGTCACCCAACAGATTTATCAACTGGGCAGTCGCAGTTTAGAACCCAACTGGGGCCAATTCGCCATCCTATATCGCACCAATGCCCAATCCCGCCCGATTGAAGAAGCTCTGGTGCGCGCCCGGATTCCCTATACGGTTGTTGGCGGCTTACGATTTTATGACCGCAAAGAAATTAAAGACATTCTCGCCTATCTCCGGTTGTTAGTGAATCCCAGTGACACCGTGGGCCTCAAGCGAATTATCAATGTTCCCCGCCGGAGCATTGGCAAAACCACCCTAGACCGCCTCAGCCAGGCCGCCCAGGAGTTAAATATGCCGCTGTGGGAGTTGTTGACGGATAAAACTTCGGTGCAAACCCTTGCTGGGCGGGCCAGTAAAGCGATTTTAGATTTTGTCGCCATGATTCAAAGCCTCCAGGCCCTGCTGCCCGCAAAAACTGCATCTGAGATGGTGCAACTGGTGATTGAGCAATCGGGCTATCGGCGGGATTTAGAAAACCAAGGGACGGATGAAGCCTTAGATCGCCTCCAAAACATCTCAGAACTGGTCAGTGCCGCCTTGCAATTTGAGGAAGAAGGAGATGAAACCGGCCTGGAAGCGTTTTTAGCCAGTGCTGCTCTATCTTCAGACCTGGATAATCTTGAAGAAGGGCAATCGGCGGTTTCCCTCATGACGCTCCATTCCTCCAAGGGCCTGGAATTTCCAGTGGTGTTTTTAGTGGGCTTAGAACAGGGTTTATTCCCCAACCATCGCTCAATTAACGATCCCCTCTCGTTGGAAGAAGAACGGCGGCTGTGCTATGTGGGACTGACAAGGGCCCAAGAACAACTTTTTCTCTGCCAGGCCCAGGAACGGCGGCTTTACGGCCAACGGGAATCCACCATTCCGTCCCAATTCCTGAGTGAGTTACCTGCTGAGTTGTTAACGGGTTCGGTTCGCAAACTCCGCCGCTCCGCCGCAAGCTCCAAATCGATCCCCTCTAAAGCCACCCCAAGGGCGATCCCCACTCCCAGTCGCCCCAATCCTCCCCAACAGTGGACAGTGGGCCAAACTATCATTCATCCCGCCTTTGGTGAGGGACAAGTCACCCATATTTTTGGTTCTGGCCCCAAGTTATCCTTAGCAATTCGCTTCCCCGGTCTGGGGCAGAAGGTCATTGATCCGCAAGTCACTCGATTACAGGTTAGAGAATCCTAG
- a CDS encoding type II toxin-antitoxin system HigB family toxin translates to MRIISRKTLVAFWEQHPNYADACSPLEAWYQEVKHAKWNSPADVKEKYKSASVLKNGRIIFNTAGNKYHLVVKIHFNTQIVYVRFIGTHKEYDKIDPETI, encoded by the coding sequence ATGCGGATCATCTCCAGAAAAACCTTAGTCGCCTTTTGGGAACAACACCCAAACTATGCCGATGCTTGCTCGCCCTTAGAGGCCTGGTATCAGGAGGTCAAACACGCAAAATGGAACAGCCCAGCCGATGTCAAAGAAAAATATAAGAGTGCCAGTGTCCTCAAGAATGGACGAATTATCTTTAATACTGCCGGTAATAAATATCACCTAGTCGTCAAAATCCACTTCAACACTCAGATTGTCTATGTTCGCTTTATTGGCACTCACAAGGAATACGACAAAATAGACCCGGAAACAATATGA
- the petA gene encoding cytochrome f — protein sequence MKTTMMKTLIQSLTSVLTLCVVLGLGQLAWMQPAAAYPFYAQQAYESPREATGRIVCANCHLAAKPTEIEVPQAVLPDSVFEAVVKIPYDKSVQQVLGNGDKGPLNVGAVLMLPEGFKIAPPDRIPEELQEKVSGVYYQPYSDDKQNIVLVGPLPGEQYQEIIFPVLSPDPNSDKAIHFGKYSVHAGGNRGRGQVYPTGDKSNNNVFTAPVAGTIASITKSDDGGYAVAITEESGDSVTETVLPGPELIVAEGDTVAAGQALTTNPNVGGFGQHDAEIVLQDPNRIKWLLVFFGAITISQIMLVLKKKQVEKVQAAELNF from the coding sequence ATGAAAACAACCATGATGAAAACCTTAATTCAATCTCTAACTAGTGTTTTAACTCTCTGTGTGGTCTTGGGTCTGGGCCAACTGGCCTGGATGCAACCCGCGGCGGCCTATCCCTTCTATGCTCAACAGGCCTATGAATCTCCACGGGAAGCCACAGGTCGGATTGTCTGTGCCAACTGCCACTTAGCGGCCAAACCCACGGAAATTGAAGTCCCCCAGGCCGTGCTGCCGGATTCTGTCTTTGAAGCGGTGGTCAAAATCCCCTACGACAAAAGTGTGCAGCAAGTTTTAGGCAATGGTGACAAAGGCCCGTTGAATGTCGGTGCGGTGTTGATGTTGCCAGAAGGGTTTAAGATTGCTCCCCCGGATCGGATTCCGGAAGAATTGCAAGAAAAAGTTAGCGGGGTTTACTATCAGCCCTACAGTGACGATAAGCAAAACATTGTCTTGGTGGGCCCCTTGCCCGGTGAGCAATATCAAGAAATTATTTTCCCAGTTCTGTCTCCTGATCCCAACTCCGACAAAGCCATTCACTTTGGGAAATATTCGGTTCATGCTGGGGGGAATCGTGGCCGCGGTCAAGTCTATCCCACGGGTGACAAGAGTAATAACAATGTCTTTACGGCCCCAGTCGCCGGCACCATTGCCAGTATTACTAAATCCGATGATGGGGGCTATGCCGTTGCGATCACCGAAGAGTCTGGGGATTCAGTCACGGAAACGGTTCTTCCCGGCCCCGAATTGATTGTCGCTGAGGGTGATACGGTCGCTGCCGGCCAAGCTTTGACCACAAATCCCAATGTGGGCGGTTTTGGTCAGCATGATGCCGAAATTGTGCTTCAAGACCCGAACCGGATTAAATGGTTGTTGGTGTTTTTTGGGGCGATTACGATTTCCCAAATTATGCTGGTTCTCAAGAAGAAACAAGTGGAGAAAGTTCAAGCAGCCGAACTCAATTTCTAG
- the dnaK gene encoding molecular chaperone DnaK, protein MAKVVGIDLGTTNSCVAVMEGGKPTVIANAEGFRTTPSVVAYAKNGDRLVGQIAKRQAVMNPENTFYSVKRFIGRRFDEVTHEATEVPYKVLNVNGNVKLDCASQGKQFAPEEISAQVLRKLKEDASKYLGEDVTQAVITVPAYFNDSQRQATKDAGKIAGLEVLRIINEPTAASLAYGLDRKSNETILVFDLGGGTFDVSVLEVGDGVFEVLATSGDTHLGGDDFDKKIVDYLAESFRTAEGIDLRKDKQALQRLTEAAEKAKIELSSVSQAEINLPFITATQDGPKHLDMTLTRAKFEELCADLIDRCRVPVEKALSDSRQSKEDIDEVVMVGGSTRIPAVLELVKKILGKDPNQTVNPDEVVAVGAAVQAGVLAGEVKDILLLDVTPLSLGVETLGGVMTKIITRNTTIPTKKSEVFSTAVDGQTNVEIKVLQGEREMADDNKSLGVFRLDGIPPAQRGVPQIEVTFDIDANGILNVTAKDKGSGKQQSISITGASTLPSDEVERMVKDAERNATADQEKREKIETKNQAEQLCYQAEKQLAELGDKVSGADKEKVESLAKQLRAEIGYESDRKPIEQIDFERVKSLVPELQQALYAVGASVYQQGAAGAPESGPTDSPGSSADGDDVIDAEFSETK, encoded by the coding sequence ATGGCAAAAGTTGTTGGAATTGACCTTGGTACCACAAACTCCTGTGTGGCCGTGATGGAAGGGGGAAAGCCCACGGTGATCGCTAATGCCGAAGGGTTTCGCACGACTCCTTCAGTTGTTGCCTACGCCAAAAATGGAGATCGTCTGGTGGGTCAAATCGCCAAACGGCAAGCGGTGATGAACCCGGAAAATACATTTTATTCAGTCAAGCGGTTTATTGGTCGCCGCTTTGATGAAGTCACCCACGAAGCTACGGAAGTTCCCTATAAAGTCCTAAATGTGAATGGGAACGTGAAACTGGATTGTGCCTCCCAAGGAAAACAGTTTGCCCCTGAGGAAATTTCTGCCCAAGTCTTACGCAAACTGAAAGAAGATGCCAGCAAATACCTCGGTGAAGACGTGACCCAGGCCGTGATTACGGTTCCCGCTTACTTCAACGACTCCCAACGCCAAGCGACCAAAGATGCTGGAAAAATTGCCGGTTTAGAAGTTTTACGGATCATCAACGAACCCACGGCTGCTTCTTTGGCCTATGGCTTAGACCGGAAAAGCAACGAAACCATCCTTGTGTTTGACCTGGGAGGTGGAACCTTTGACGTTTCCGTTCTCGAAGTCGGCGATGGCGTGTTTGAAGTGCTGGCCACCTCTGGGGATACCCACTTAGGGGGCGATGACTTCGACAAGAAAATTGTGGACTACCTGGCTGAAAGTTTCCGCACCGCTGAAGGCATTGATCTGCGCAAAGATAAGCAAGCCCTGCAACGGTTAACCGAAGCCGCCGAAAAAGCCAAAATTGAGCTTTCCAGTGTCAGCCAGGCCGAGATTAACTTGCCCTTCATCACTGCGACCCAAGACGGCCCTAAGCACCTCGACATGACCTTAACCCGGGCCAAGTTTGAAGAACTCTGTGCCGATCTAATTGATCGCTGTCGGGTTCCGGTGGAAAAAGCCCTGAGTGATTCCCGCCAATCTAAAGAAGACATTGATGAAGTCGTGATGGTGGGTGGTTCGACCCGGATTCCAGCAGTTTTGGAACTGGTGAAGAAAATTCTCGGTAAAGACCCCAACCAAACCGTGAACCCGGATGAAGTGGTGGCTGTGGGTGCGGCGGTACAAGCGGGGGTTTTGGCCGGTGAAGTTAAAGATATTCTTCTACTGGATGTGACTCCCCTCTCCTTGGGTGTGGAAACCTTGGGCGGCGTGATGACCAAAATCATTACCCGGAATACCACCATCCCCACGAAAAAATCGGAAGTCTTCTCCACCGCCGTGGATGGTCAAACCAATGTGGAAATCAAAGTCCTCCAAGGCGAGCGGGAAATGGCCGATGACAACAAGAGCTTGGGGGTGTTCCGCCTCGATGGAATTCCGCCTGCCCAACGGGGTGTGCCGCAAATCGAAGTCACCTTTGATATTGATGCCAACGGGATTCTCAACGTCACCGCCAAAGATAAAGGCAGCGGTAAACAACAGTCCATCAGCATTACGGGGGCTTCCACCTTACCCTCGGATGAAGTGGAGCGGATGGTCAAAGATGCTGAACGCAATGCCACTGCTGACCAAGAAAAACGGGAGAAAATCGAAACCAAAAACCAGGCCGAGCAACTCTGCTACCAAGCCGAGAAACAACTGGCCGAGTTGGGCGATAAGGTCTCCGGGGCTGACAAAGAAAAAGTCGAAAGCCTGGCCAAGCAATTACGGGCAGAGATTGGCTATGAGTCGGATCGGAAGCCCATCGAGCAAATTGACTTTGAGCGGGTGAAGTCCTTAGTTCCCGAACTCCAACAAGCCCTTTACGCCGTGGGAGCCAGTGTCTATCAACAGGGTGCTGCGGGTGCACCGGAATCTGGGCCAACGGATAGTCCAGGTAGTAGTGCCGATGGAGATGATGTGATTGATGCCGAGTTTTCAGAAACTAAGTAG
- a CDS encoding stage II sporulation protein M, with protein sequence MDVQRWLVRQEVHWASLEKLLHQAEKNGIKTLSARDIRQLSSLYRLASADLARAQTRQLGIGVTDYLQDLVRRGYSQVYQGRQRQDGQEIIRFYQQGFPQTVQASWAYILAAVLIFGLGIYMGWCYTWQDPAFMQLVIPEHIIRLVQEEGKLWMGSIVGVEPLASSQIMTNNISVTLSALAGGIFAGLGTLFILWYNGLHIGAIATLVGQHNLAYPFWAFVFPHGALELPAIFLSGAAGLLLGQALIFPGRRSRLLALKQQGQLAAQLMFGVVPMLVIAGLIEGFFSPNPAIPDGLKYLVGIILLVALLLYCFWPLPQSNPTPGP encoded by the coding sequence ATGGATGTCCAACGTTGGCTAGTGCGGCAAGAGGTACATTGGGCAAGCCTGGAAAAACTGCTCCACCAGGCCGAGAAAAATGGGATTAAAACCCTATCTGCTCGGGATATTCGTCAACTCAGTAGTTTATACCGCCTCGCCAGTGCCGATTTAGCGCGGGCCCAAACGCGGCAATTGGGAATTGGGGTGACAGACTACCTCCAAGATTTAGTCCGGCGGGGCTATAGCCAGGTCTATCAAGGACGGCAGCGACAAGATGGGCAGGAGATTATTCGCTTTTATCAGCAGGGGTTTCCCCAGACCGTCCAGGCCAGTTGGGCCTATATTTTGGCGGCTGTTTTGATTTTTGGCCTGGGGATTTATATGGGCTGGTGCTATACCTGGCAAGATCCGGCTTTTATGCAACTGGTGATCCCAGAACACATTATTCGACTTGTACAAGAAGAGGGCAAACTCTGGATGGGGTCAATTGTCGGAGTTGAGCCATTGGCCTCGAGCCAAATTATGACCAATAACATTAGTGTTACCTTGAGTGCCTTGGCCGGGGGGATTTTCGCGGGCCTGGGAACCCTCTTCATTCTTTGGTATAACGGCCTGCATATTGGCGCAATTGCGACTCTGGTGGGCCAACATAATCTGGCTTATCCCTTTTGGGCCTTTGTTTTTCCTCATGGAGCCTTGGAGTTACCGGCCATCTTTTTATCAGGGGCGGCGGGTTTACTTTTAGGCCAGGCCTTGATTTTCCCCGGCCGTCGTTCTCGGTTATTAGCCCTTAAACAACAGGGGCAACTGGCGGCTCAATTAATGTTCGGAGTGGTGCCAATGCTTGTGATTGCTGGGTTGATTGAGGGCTTTTTCTCCCCAAATCCAGCGATACCCGATGGCCTGAAGTATCTGGTGGGAATCATTCTCTTGGTGGCATTATTGCTTTACTGCTTTTGGCCTTTGCCCCAATCTAACCCTACCCCAGGCCCCTAG
- a CDS encoding YkgJ family cysteine cluster protein: protein MATWRCMSGCGACCYLDPEERADVQDYLSPEEWQQYLGLVSPNGWCIHYDSQTRKCNIYENRPRFCRVSPELFTELYQVTAAEFNDFAIDCCRDFIADEYGEQSLESLKYEREILTA from the coding sequence ATGGCAACGTGGCGATGTATGTCAGGCTGTGGGGCCTGCTGTTATCTGGATCCAGAAGAGCGGGCGGATGTGCAAGACTATCTCAGCCCGGAAGAATGGCAACAATACCTGGGCCTGGTCAGTCCCAATGGTTGGTGTATTCACTACGATTCCCAAACTCGTAAATGTAATATCTATGAAAATCGCCCCCGTTTTTGCCGCGTCTCCCCAGAGCTATTTACGGAACTTTACCAAGTCACAGCCGCAGAATTTAACGACTTTGCCATTGATTGTTGCCGGGACTTTATTGCCGATGAATACGGGGAACAAAGCCTCGAAAGCCTGAAATATGAACGGGAAATCTTAACAGCCTAG
- a CDS encoding ImmA/IrrE family metallo-endopeptidase yields the protein MTTMTNPIPIKPIKSEADYDAALEQIAVLMDAGPGTPEADALDVLATLVENYENQHYPIGLPDPISAIRFRMEQQELSQRDLIPFIGSRSKVSEVLSGKRSLSLQMIRNLHQGLGIPADVLLQEPDATLPENPQNVDWSKFPLPAMAKQKWIESDFSGKAEELMRDLIERAGGYSSVSTMFCRKNSHIRSKTDSYALKAWAFQLLAMARETSLPTSYRPGSLTPELMQQLVRLSWSESGPRLAQEFLARNGIHLIYLPHLPQTHLDGAALRLSDGTPVIGLTLRYDRIDNFWFCLFHELAHQALHLEFEPTDSYLEDLSIADPKNEPKELEADGWASEQLIPNDLWAASRITEHSSIVDIKEFANRLQIHPAIVAGRIRKLTNNYHLFNQLVGHRQVRTLFA from the coding sequence ATGACTACGATGACGAACCCTATCCCAATTAAGCCGATCAAGTCTGAAGCTGACTATGACGCAGCCCTTGAGCAAATTGCTGTGCTGATGGACGCAGGGCCTGGGACTCCTGAAGCCGATGCCCTGGATGTCTTGGCCACATTGGTTGAGAATTATGAAAATCAGCACTATCCGATTGGCCTGCCTGACCCGATCTCAGCCATTCGCTTCCGTATGGAACAACAGGAATTGAGTCAGCGCGATCTAATTCCCTTTATTGGTAGCCGTTCAAAAGTATCTGAAGTTCTCTCGGGTAAACGTTCTCTCAGCCTTCAGATGATCCGTAACTTGCACCAAGGGCTAGGCATTCCCGCTGACGTTTTGCTACAGGAGCCAGATGCAACTTTGCCCGAGAACCCCCAAAATGTTGACTGGTCGAAGTTTCCACTTCCGGCTATGGCGAAACAGAAATGGATTGAATCAGACTTTTCAGGTAAAGCCGAAGAACTTATGCGGGATTTGATCGAACGGGCGGGTGGTTATAGTTCTGTCAGTACTATGTTTTGTCGCAAGAATAGCCACATCCGTAGTAAAACAGACAGTTATGCGCTTAAAGCATGGGCATTTCAGCTACTGGCAATGGCGCGTGAAACTTCCTTACCCACATCTTATAGGCCAGGTTCTCTTACTCCAGAGTTAATGCAACAATTAGTGCGACTGAGTTGGTCAGAATCGGGGCCGCGTTTAGCTCAGGAATTTCTAGCTCGAAATGGAATTCATTTAATCTATTTACCTCATCTTCCTCAAACTCATCTTGATGGTGCAGCCCTAAGGCTATCCGATGGCACACCTGTCATTGGTTTAACCTTGCGATATGACCGGATTGATAACTTTTGGTTTTGTTTATTTCATGAATTAGCGCATCAAGCCCTCCACCTAGAGTTTGAGCCAACTGATTCCTATCTTGAGGACTTAAGTATTGCTGATCCAAAAAATGAGCCAAAAGAATTAGAGGCAGATGGCTGGGCTTCCGAACAACTAATCCCTAATGATTTATGGGCTGCTAGCCGTATAACTGAGCATTCAAGTATTGTTGACATTAAGGAATTTGCAAATAGACTACAAATTCACCCAGCGATTGTCGCCGGTCGTATTCGTAAATTGACCAACAATTATCATTTGTTTAACCAGCTTGTAGGACACAGACAAGTCCGAACTCTCTTTGCTTAA
- a CDS encoding TMEM165/GDT1 family protein, whose amino-acid sequence MKSSPATSSESHPLEKSSPPDLLPPITISKIYPWREFFVAFLTVFLAELGDKTQLATLLMAAESQAPWVVFLGAALALILTSLIGVFLGRWLGQRLAADKLQTATGVSLLVIAVLLLWDVVHL is encoded by the coding sequence GTGAAAAGTTCTCCCGCCACTAGTTCCGAGTCACACCCCCTAGAAAAATCCTCACCACCAGACCTACTGCCCCCGATTACAATCAGTAAAATCTATCCTTGGCGAGAATTTTTTGTTGCCTTCCTGACCGTATTTTTAGCTGAACTGGGAGATAAAACTCAACTGGCCACCTTGCTAATGGCAGCGGAGTCCCAGGCCCCGTGGGTTGTTTTTTTGGGTGCAGCCTTAGCTCTGATTCTGACCAGTTTAATTGGGGTCTTTCTGGGACGCTGGCTTGGGCAACGACTGGCTGCGGATAAGCTCCAAACCGCCACCGGGGTCAGTCTATTGGTGATTGCTGTTTTATTGCTCTGGGATGTAGTGCATCTTTAG
- the psb30 gene encoding photosystem II reaction center protein Ycf12/Psb30, with protein MGFLSNINFEVIAQLTMIGMIAIAGPVVIFLLAARRGNL; from the coding sequence ATGGGATTCTTAAGCAACATCAACTTTGAAGTCATCGCCCAACTCACCATGATTGGGATGATTGCCATAGCTGGGCCTGTGGTGATTTTTCTCTTGGCTGCCCGGCGTGGAAACCTGTAA
- the clpS gene encoding ATP-dependent Clp protease adapter ClpS, whose product MAVTLPQERQAAATTTTRKPYPNYKVIVLDDDFNTFQHVAESLMAYIPNMTSDRAWELTNQVHFEGLAIVWVGPQEQAELYHLQLKRAGLTMAPVEPA is encoded by the coding sequence ATGGCTGTCACCCTGCCTCAAGAACGTCAAGCTGCGGCAACAACTACGACCCGGAAGCCTTACCCCAATTACAAGGTGATTGTTCTCGATGATGACTTTAATACGTTTCAACACGTGGCTGAGTCGTTGATGGCCTATATCCCGAATATGACCAGTGACCGGGCCTGGGAGTTAACCAATCAAGTTCATTTTGAGGGTCTGGCCATTGTCTGGGTCGGCCCCCAAGAGCAAGCAGAACTCTATCATTTACAACTCAAGCGAGCAGGATTAACCATGGCTCCCGTAGAACCGGCCTAA
- a CDS encoding ABC transporter ATP-binding protein, protein MQTSPAPLTAPPRPPDKQHLIRLEDIAKIYGSGEAEVRALNGVNLTIKTGEYCAIMGASGSGKSTMMNIIGCLDRPSSGYYYLDGEDVAQMSDTELAHVRNRKIGFVFQQFHLLPQASALDNVILPMIYAQVPPSERRERAIKALEKVGLGHRLQNKPNQLSGGQQQRVAIARAIVNEPLLILADEPTGALDSQTTQEILNIFGDLNAAGITVVMVTHEIEVARATQRVVWFRDGLVLNDHLDPHSMDTTWH, encoded by the coding sequence ATGCAAACCAGCCCTGCCCCCCTGACGGCCCCGCCTCGCCCACCGGACAAGCAACATTTAATTCGCCTTGAAGATATTGCCAAAATCTATGGCAGTGGCGAAGCAGAAGTACGGGCCCTCAATGGCGTGAATCTGACCATCAAGACGGGAGAATATTGCGCCATCATGGGAGCCTCTGGATCGGGGAAATCCACGATGATGAACATTATTGGTTGCTTGGATCGCCCCAGTAGTGGCTATTACTACCTAGATGGGGAAGATGTGGCCCAAATGTCCGATACAGAACTGGCCCATGTCCGCAACCGGAAAATTGGCTTTGTCTTTCAGCAGTTCCATCTTCTCCCCCAGGCCAGTGCCTTAGACAATGTAATTTTGCCGATGATTTATGCCCAAGTTCCCCCATCCGAACGGCGGGAGCGCGCAATTAAGGCCTTGGAAAAAGTTGGCCTCGGACATCGCCTCCAAAACAAACCTAATCAACTGTCCGGGGGACAACAGCAGCGGGTAGCCATTGCCCGAGCCATTGTCAATGAACCCCTGCTAATTTTGGCTGATGAACCCACAGGCGCACTGGACAGTCAAACCACCCAGGAAATTCTCAACATCTTTGGGGATCTCAATGCGGCGGGGATTACGGTGGTCATGGTGACTCACGAAATTGAGGTGGCCCGGGCAACCCAACGTGTGGTCTGGTTTCGGGATGGCCTGGTCTTAAATGATCACCTCGACCCCCACAGCATGGACACGACTTGGCATTAA